TTACAGATAGTTTAGAGAAATTTACGGCTAAACCTGATTTGTATTATCGCCGTTCTGTGCTTTATTTTCAAAAAGGTGAGGTACAAACTGCAGTTTTAGATATTAAGCGGGCTATTGAATTAGACCCTAAAAATCCGAACTACTACTATCAGCTAGGAATTTATCAATACGTTTTAGCCAAAGATGAGGAAGCTCTTTCTGCATACCAAGAAGCTATTAAATTAGGCACGGAGAACCCTGCTATTTATACTGCTGCGGCTACTATTTTATTTTATCAAGGTAGTGTAGATAATGCCGCTAAACTTTTTCAGGTTGCTTTGGAAAAATCGCCTAACTATCCTCCTGCTTATTTTGGACTAGGTTTAGTATATCGTAACAAAAACAATAATCCCGAAGCTCGTAAATACTTTGAAAAAACTTTGCAGTATGACAGTACATTTTCAAACGCCTACTTGGAGCTTGGGCAAATGACTCATGAGGAATGGAAACTTGCCAAAGCACAGAAAAAAGATGAGAATACACTAAATAAACTGTATCAAACAGCATTAAGCTACTACGAAAAAGCTATCAAAGCTAACGATAATAACGCTAACGCTCATTACAACATGGGAGTTCTTTTACAAGAAAACAAAGAGTTAGATAAAGCACTGTTTGCATATAACAAAGCTTTGTATCTCAATCCAACCTTGAAAAATGCTTACTACAACAGAGGTTTGATACAGTGGGAGAAAAAGCAATATGCTTTTGCACGAGAGGACTTTACCTATGCTATTCAAATTGATAATACATTTTCAGATGCTTTGTATATGCGCGGCACCTGTAACGAAGCTCTGAACAACAAACAAAGAGCTTTTGAAGACTACAAACTAGCTATTAAGTTCAATCCAAACAATTTAGAAGCACAGAA
Above is a window of Bacteroidia bacterium DNA encoding:
- a CDS encoding tetratricopeptide repeat protein yields the protein MYSLLFIGIALTSCINKKAEPKNTITNKKQVETENEKEKQLKAIEQGIKNITDSLEKFTAKPDLYYRRSVLYFQKGEVQTAVLDIKRAIELDPKNPNYYYQLGIYQYVLAKDEEALSAYQEAIKLGTENPAIYTAAATILFYQGSVDNAAKLFQVALEKSPNYPPAYFGLGLVYRNKNNNPEARKYFEKTLQYDSTFSNAYLELGQMTHEEWKLAKAQKKDENTLNKLYQTALSYYEKAIKANDNNANAHYNMGVLLQENKELDKALFAYNKALYLNPTLKNAYYNRGLIQWEKKQYAFAREDFTYAIQIDNTFSDALYMRGTCNEALNNKQRAFEDYKLAIKFNPNNLEAQKAYNDLKKELGK